AACGGACTTTAACAATGATGCCTTGGCTCTCCATAATGGAGTCAACGTACAGACCAGTTCCAGAGCAAGTGGCACAAAGCAATGCACCTTTAGCTTCGCAACAAGTGCAACGCCTGTTATCACCAATCTCTCTCTCGGACATGGATAATCCGACAGGCTCATCGATGATCTCCTCAGGTATTGGCTTGTCGTAACAGAACATCGACTCGAGACTGCTTAATTGTCTGTTCACATCTCTTTTTAAACATGACTCAGCCTACataatcaaaaaacaaaacaatgatTCTTACTAATGCTAGTACTcgtaatcatcatcatcatcaaacaaACGACATTTGGAATCTGCATTCAATTCAGATGCCAATAATTTGAAATTACTGACGATATTAGTAAATTCGTAATCCTGTTGAGTTTGAAATTACTGATGAATGGAACATACATCTAACCAgagggagagaggagagagatgtTAACCTTGAGAGACGAAGAAGGAGGATGAAGAGAGCACACTCTTACGCGGGAACCGAATAATCTAGGAGAAGGAATCACGCGTCGAGTTCTTCCG
This genomic stretch from Raphanus sativus cultivar WK10039 chromosome 3, ASM80110v3, whole genome shotgun sequence harbors:
- the LOC108845923 gene encoding uncharacterized protein LOC108845923 is translated as MVPKLSAPIIIIKPPSSSLYSIFEISISSTMNTALDFAFPAKSSFVGGRTRRVIPSPRLFGSRVRVCSLHPPSSSLKAESCLKRDVNRQLSSLESMFCYDKPIPEEIIDEPVGLSMSEREIGDNRRCTCCEAKGALLCATCSGTGLYVDSIMESQGIIVKVRCLGCGGSGNIMCKSCGGRGHVGH